Below is a genomic region from Granulicella sibirica.
GACGCCACGCCCTATATCCGCCACGCACTCGGTCCTCTTCGCCTGGCCCCTAAGGAAGGCCGCGGATGGATGTTTGCCGCGGGAGAGCTCGCAATGACGGCCCATGATCTGGCCCTGTGGGACGAGAGCCTGATCGCCCAATCGCTGCTGAAGCCGGAGAGCTACAAGCAGATGTTTACCGAGGTCAAACTCAAGGATGGCAGCGGCACGCAGTACGGACTTGGTGTGGACGTCAAGATGCGGGACGGGCATCGCTCCATCGAGCATGGTGGCGAGGTAACCGGCTTTGTCTCGGATAACGAGGTCCTCGTCGATGACGGTGTCGCCGTCGTCGTACTCACCAACCACATGGCCGGTGGAGCGGAGACGATTGCGCAGCTTACGGCGGCGACGGTTGCCGGGACTGGGGTGCAGTCCGACGCGGAAAAGCAGACCCTGGCGATCTATCGCGGGCTGCAACAGGGAAAGATCGATCGCTCCCTGCTCGCTCCAAATCTGAACGACTACTTCTCCGAGCAGACCGTGGCGGACTTCAAAGACAGCCTCGGGCCCTTGGGAGAGTCGCTGACGTTCAGGAAACAAGGCGAGCAACTGCGCGGCGGGATGACGTTTCGCTCGTTCCAACTGGTGTATCCGGACAGGCGGCTCTACTTGTCGACCTACACCTATCCGGATGGGAAGCTGGAGCAGTTCCTGGTCGATCCCGCCAACTAAGGCAACCTTGCTTACGGGCGGTTTCCTCCCGTCGCTATCGTCTCGATTGCGGAATGCGACCCAGCCGCGGATCGTGGCTCAGGATGAGGTCACATGCGCGAAGAGCTTCCTTCTCGAAGTCCGCGCCATCAGCCGGAATGAGAAGCCAGTGACCTATCTTGCCGCCCAGACCCTGGATAGCGCGAAGCGAAGGTAAATCTTGGCGAAGCTTCTTGTCCATTGGGTCGGTGCCTTCGGAAAGGACGAGCCACACGCCGTTGTCCAAAGGATGTTTCGCACGATCCAGCAGCATCAGGAAGAGGTGGTCGCCGACATAGACCGCCCATCCCGAAAACATCCGGCGCACCTCGGGATGCAACGCCTCAAGGGCCTCCAGAACAAACGGATGTGGCGGTCTCTGCTTGGG
It encodes:
- a CDS encoding serine hydrolase domain-containing protein, which translates into the protein MDKIDAGLKSQIDRIAEGVLKQRGVPSASVAVVKGGKLVYTHAYGLAHIDPNTPATPDMRYSIGSVSKQFTAAAILLLQEQGKLKLDDAVGKYVPSLTRGNEVTVRQILSHTSGYQDYWPEDYLMTPMMKPETAQQILDTWAKKPLDFDPGTKWQYSNTNYVIAGLIVEKVSGQRLMEFLGRHIFHPLGMKSVWDSDEAKLTSTDATPYIRHALGPLRLAPKEGRGWMFAAGELAMTAHDLALWDESLIAQSLLKPESYKQMFTEVKLKDGSGTQYGLGVDVKMRDGHRSIEHGGEVTGFVSDNEVLVDDGVAVVVLTNHMAGGAETIAQLTAATVAGTGVQSDAEKQTLAIYRGLQQGKIDRSLLAPNLNDYFSEQTVADFKDSLGPLGESLTFRKQGEQLRGGMTFRSFQLVYPDRRLYLSTYTYPDGKLEQFLVDPAN